One window from the genome of Paramisgurnus dabryanus chromosome 22, PD_genome_1.1, whole genome shotgun sequence encodes:
- the rdh12l gene encoding retinol dehydrogenase 12, like, producing MQALRNRFRSWSSDVTLDNKTVIITGANTGIGKHAATDLAKRGARIIMACRDMEKANAALKEVIEASGNQNVVTCRLDLADTKSIREFAEKINTEEKQVNILINNAGVMVCPYGKTADGFEMQIGVNHMGHFLLTYLLLDLIKSSAPARIITVSSMAHKWGAINLEDINSEKSYDKRKAYSQSKLANILFTRSLAKRLEGTGVTTYALHPGVVQTDLWRHLSKPEQAVMWMARPFTKTSVQGAQTTIYCAVAPELDKESGKYYSDCAPANCTQAALDDDMAQRLWELSCKMLSIEWK from the exons atgCAAGCACTGAG aaaccgATTCCGTTCATGGTCATCAGATGTCACACTCGACAACAAAACTGTTATCATAACTGGAGCCAATACTGGAATTGGCAAACACGCTGCCACAGACTTGGCGAAAAGAG GTGCTCGGATCATCATGGCCTGCAGGGATATGGAGAAAGCCAATGCAGCCTTGAAGGAAGTTATTGAAGCTTCAGGAAACCAGAATGTTGTTACCTGTAGACTTGACCTGGCAGATACCAAATCCATCAGGGAATTTGCAGAGAAGATAAATACTG AGGAGAAACAAGTCAACATCCTCATCAATAATGCAGGGGTGATGGTTTGTCCTTATGGGAAAACTGCTGATGGTTTTGAAATGCAGATTGGGGTGAACCATATGG GTCACTTTTTGTTGACATACCTGTTATTGGATCTGATAAAAAGCTCAGCACCCGCCAGGATCATCACTGTATCGTCCATGGCACATAAATGGGGAGCCATCAACCTGGAGGACATCAACAGTGAGAAGAGCTATGATAAACGAAAAGCTTACAGTCAGAGCAAGCTGGCCAACATTCTCTTCACTCGCTCATTGGCCAAAAGACTAGAag GTACTGGAGTGACAACGTATGCTCTCCACCCCGGGGTGGTGCAGACTGATCTGTGGAGGCACTTGAGTAAACCTGAACAAGCTGTTATGTGGATGGCTCGACCCTTCACTAAAACATCTGTGCAAGGAGCTCAGACTACCATCTACTGTGCCGTGGCACCTGAACTGGACAAAGAAAGTGGAAAATATTACAG TGACTGCGCACCTGCAAACTGCACTCAAGCTGCCCTGGATGATGATATGGCCCAGCGCCTCTGGGAACTCAGCTGTAAGATGCTCAGTATCGAATGGAAGTAA